A stretch of Scheffersomyces stipitis CBS 6054 chromosome 2, complete sequence DNA encodes these proteins:
- a CDS encoding predicted protein: MATAALIESIHNGNLHRALPEHMYNDNLAQTFQDLQDSIPSVVKFDPYKHLKYYAEPEAQQEYLSTRTISMTELGLKTPTQVSEVGVSDSFPLFTDEAVAIMRSEILNKETFMKFSRFCFNSTSGMDCNIRGYVKNDDEISTPFVYEAWTHPKTMELVSKMAGVELEIIMDYEIAHVNISMKSSAAAEEELIKHSRNRAHSGDSNGDDIPGIVGWHHDSYPFVCVLMLSDTTNMIGGETTLRMGGEHKGKVVAVSGPKAGSAAVLQGRLIEHIAPTPLGMSERITMVTSYRAKDPSKNDDSVLSTVKPEINYGSRYNDFYSQWINYRVELMKQKLDLVNKSSRDENGKFQKEKTVQALQEIEAYLKKTYTEMEVSEEEWQRAAK, encoded by the coding sequence ATGGCTACTGCTGCTTTAATTGAGTCCATTCACAACGGAAACCTCCATAGGGCTCTCCCAGAGCATATGTACAATGATAACTTGGCTCAGACTTTCCAGGATCTCCAGGATCTGATTCCCTCTGTAGTCAAATTCGACCCATACAAACATCTCAAGTACTACGCTGAACCAGAAGCTCAACAAGAGTATTTGAGCACAAGAACCATTTCAATGACTGAATTGGGCTTGAAAACCCCCACGCAAGTTTCTGAGGTTGGGGTTTCTGATTCTTTCCCTCTTTTCACAGACGAAGCTGTTGCCATTATGCGTAGTGAGATTTTGAACAAGGAGACGTTTATGAAGTTCTCTcgtttctgtttcaactCAACTTCGGGAATGGACTGCAACATCCGTGGTTATGTCAAAAACGACGACGAGATCTCTACACCATTTGTGTATGAAGCTTGGACTCACCCCAAGACTATGGAACTAGTCAGCAAGATGGCCGGTGTTGAGTTGGAAATCATCATGGACTACGAAATTGCCCATGTCAACATTTCTATGAAGTCACTGGCAGctgcagaagaagaactcatCAAACATTCTCGTAATAGAGCTCACAGTGGAGACTCCAACGGTGATGACATACCAGGTATTGTGGGCTGGCACCACGATAGCTATCCTTTTGTCTGTGTTCTCATGCTTTCTGACACTACCAACATGATTGGCGGTGAAACTACTTTGCGCATGGGAGGTGAACACAAGGGTAaggttgttgctgtttCTGGTCCTAAAGCTGGTTCTGCTGCTGTCTTGCAAGGTAGACTTATTGAGCATATTGCTCCTACTCCTTTGGGCATGTCTGAGAGAATCACAATGGTAACTTCTTACCGTGCCAAAGATCCTTCTAAAAATGATGACTCGGTCTTGTCTACTGTAAAGCCCGAGATTAACTACGGAAGCAGATACAACGACTTCTACTCTCAGTGGATCAACTACAGGGTCGAGTTGATGAAACAGAAGTTGGACTTGGTAAACAAGTCTAGTCGTGACGAAAACGGAAAGTtccagaaggaaaagaCTGTTCAAGCTttacaagaaattgaggcttacttgaagaagacctACACTGAGATGGAAGtgtctgaagaagagtggCAAAGAGCAGCTAAGTAA